A portion of the Punica granatum isolate Tunisia-2019 chromosome 7, ASM765513v2, whole genome shotgun sequence genome contains these proteins:
- the LOC116213400 gene encoding probable strigolactone esterase DAD2: MGNNILDALHVQVVGSGQRFLVFAHGFGTDQSAWQRILPFFVPHYRVVLYDLVCAGSVNPDHFDYRRYTTLDAYVDDLLTILDELGIERCAYVGHSVSAMIGILAAIRRPELFTKLILIGASPRFLNDRDYHGGFEQEEIEKVFSAMEANYEAWVKGYAPLAVGADVPAAVREFSRTLFNMRPDISLFVCRTVFNSDLRGVLGLVRVPCCVIQTAKDVSVPASVAAYLKSHLGGMTTVEMLNTEGHLPHLSAPSPLARVLQRALSR, encoded by the exons ATGGGGAACAACATCCTAGACGCCCTGCACGTTCAGGTTGTCGGGTCAGGGCAGAGGTTCCTGGTGTTCGCCCATGGGTTCGGGACGGACCAGTCGGCGTGGCAGCGCATCCTCCCGTTCTTCGTCCCACACTACCGGGTGGTCCTATACGATCTCGTCTGCGCCGGCAGCGTCAACCCGGACCACTTCGACTACCGCCGCTACACCACCCTCGACGCCTACGTCGATGACCTCCTCACCATCCTCGACGAGCTCGGCATCGAGCGCTGCGCCTACGTCGGCCACTCCGTCTCCGCCATGATCGGCATCCTCGCCGCCATACGCCGCCCCGAGCTCTTCACCAAGCTCATCCTCATCGGAGCTTCTCCCAG GTTCCTGAACGACAGGGACTACCACGGGGGGTTCGAGCAGGAGGAGATCGAGAAGGTGTTCTCGGCGATGGAGGCGAACTACGAGGCGTGGGTGAAGGGGTACGCGCCGCTGGCGGTGGGGGCGGACGTGCCGGCGGCGGTGAGGGAGTTCAGCCGGACGCTGTTCAACATGCGGCCGGACATATCGCTGTTCGTTTGCCGAACGGTCTTCAACAGCGACCTCAGGGGGGTGCTGGGCCTCGTGAGGGTGCCCTGCTGCGTGATCCAGACGGCCAAGGACGTCTCCGTGCCGGCGTCCGTCGCCGCCTACCTCAAGAGCCACCTCGGCGGCATGACCACCGTGGAGATGCTCAACACCGAGGGACACCTTCCCCACCTCAGCGCCCCGAGCCCGCTCGCCCGAGTCCTCCAGCGAGCCCTCTCCAGGTGA
- the LOC116213401 gene encoding strigolactone esterase D14-like, translating to MGNNILDALNVRVVGTGQRFLVFAHGFGTDQSAWQRILPFFTPHFRVVLYDLVCAGSVNPDHFDYRRYTTLDAYVDDLLTILDELGIERCAYVGHSVSAMIGILAAIRRPELFTKLILIGASPRFLNDRDYHGGFELGEIEKVFSAMMANYEKWVNGFAPLAVGADVPAAVREFSRTLFNMRPDISLFVSRTIFNSDLRGVLGLVRVPCCVIQTAKDVSVPASVAEYFKSHLGGMTTVEMLDTEGHLPHLSAPSQLARVLQRALSR from the exons ATGGGGAACAACATCTTAGACGCCCTGAACGTTCGGGTTGTCGGGACAGGGCAGCGGTTCCTGGTGTTCGCCCATGGGTTCGGGACGGACCAGTCGGCGTGGCAGCGCatcctccccttcttcaccccACACTTCCGGGTGGTCCTATACGATCTCGTCTGCGCCGGCAGCGTCAACCCGGACCACTTCGACTACCGCCGCTACACCACCCTCGACGCCTACGTCGATGACCTCCTCACCATCCTCGACGAGCTCGGCATCGAGCGCTGCGCCTACGTCGGCCACTCCGTCTCCGCCATGATCGGCATCCTCGCCGCCATACGCCGCCCCGAGCTCTTCACCAAGCTCATCCTCATCGGAGCTTCTCCCAG GTTCCTGAACGACAGGGACTACCACGGGGGGTTCGAGCTGGGGGAGATCGAGAAGGTGTTCTCGGCGATGATGGCGAACTACGAGAAGTGGGTGAACGGGTTCGCGCCGCTGGCGGTGGGGGCGGACGTGCCGGCGGCGGTGAGGGAGTTCAGCCGGACGCTGTTCAACATGCGGCCGGACATATCGCTGTTCGTGTCCCGGACGATCTTCAACAGCGACCTCAGGGGGGTGCTGGGCCTCGTGAGGGTGCCCTGCTGCGTGATCCAGACGGCCAAGGACGTCTCCGTGCCGGCGTCCGTCGCCGAATACTTCAAGAGCCACCTCGGCGGCATGACCACCGTGGAGATGCTCGACACCGAGGGCCACCTCCCCCACCTCAGCGCCCCGAGCCAGCTTGCCCGTGTCCTCCAGCGAGCCCTCTCCCGGTGA